In Topomyia yanbarensis strain Yona2022 chromosome 2, ASM3024719v1, whole genome shotgun sequence, one DNA window encodes the following:
- the LOC131684924 gene encoding uncharacterized protein LOC131684924 isoform X2 gives MKSIILCVSFVLACVAGQRITTIQLDGVQYFVSRMNPYSPELNYFLAYQYCRSLGLQLASFETKEKVESMTQYLANAGYSKYNFWTSGNRLGTGMFLWMSTGLPFNATFDYFESTNMDASAGLDPLDHNSNTSPQRTARDSSSGLERACVHLKAPTLRWEPEDCLAVKDFICEQTRCYYYNYGSIPVSSAQG, from the exons GACAACGCATCACCACAATCCAGCTCGACGGGGTCCAGTACTTTGTCAGCCGGATGAATCCCTACTCGCCGGAGCTGAACTACTTCCTCGCCTATCAGTACTGCCGCTCGTTGGGTTTGCAGCTGGCCTCGTTCGAAACGAAGGAGAAGGTTGAATCGATGACGCAGTACCTGGCTAATGCCG GCTATAGCAAGTACAACTTCTGGACGTCCGGTAATCGTCTCGGCACGGGAATGTTCCTCTGGATGAGCACCGGACTGCCGTTCAACGCTACCTTCGACTACTTTGAGTCTACGAACATGGACGCTTCGGCTGGATTGGACCCACTGGATCATAACAGCAACACCTCCCCTCAGCGCACCGCTCGCGACAG CAGCAGCGGTCTCGAGCGAGCATGCGTCCACCTGAAGGCCCCCACGCTCCGGTGGGAACCGGAAGACTGCCTGGCGGTGAAAGATTTCATCTGCGAACAGACCAGATGCTACTACTACAATTACGGTAGCATCCCGGTCTCATCGGCGCAGGGGTAA